A genomic region of Bombus pyrosoma isolate SC7728 linkage group LG6, ASM1482585v1, whole genome shotgun sequence contains the following coding sequences:
- the LOC122568494 gene encoding eukaryotic translation initiation factor 4 gamma 3-like isoform X1, which produces MVSRYGVSKEGAVGVAVGVGPMHCLLPHCGGPHHHHHLSAPHPQNPQPGHNHHVHPAHQPPPSPSPHLNHQLNHHQLTVNINHLSHQQQQQQQTQHQQAPPQYRVVTANARSDFHVSGQNYGTQPGGQVGGGGGSVGVPGGRGPPPLGGLQSIGQSAAGIPPGGPAGGQAPPQTPAPGVQSQPPQGPAPTTTPPVHTPSPQEMGKQAHLQPQPQPLSQVYGPTQTRPTSQSYYQGPRPQQPRGISHRGGQGGTSAQVVGMSGVGGSGGQPTAIYHTSGLPVQTGTIYQVPHQIPHQQSLYTMNNQMPLQVVFGGPPQRHPTHQNQSYFQPFQHNAILTQSMFGYGAPAPTPQPYYWPTGQPNTPLSLSRAGASAVTGGAQHVAGPLAGAQGAPVVPQGTLQQPTQQAQPLPPMGISLSQTDMYSGHNGGTTSASNSTTKSRKPRGQNAITDIVDPTTGKNISHEIYKDNETIQSGESSNRETPQPQNNDVEVQADFAARVAKTLVKVATEESNSDSTVPTCVPNTSTTQNVTQSLSNSQTNSANDVNNQCSTSSPTTQNVPNVTALCSQSLGTTSTASQIDSCAMKTESKPLQIPVKEFQPRSDSKSGVIEELPLPISCNINKNDISAQLPAMIVTEVEVKSTSATSIITQTSVSIVTIPSTNVPEVPKPSTTAPSANPVPAREPFPNLSNKNSSSSPPRRKSQTHTHNQSTATATISAAATELPSSAKEQKDKKTREKSLSSRGTTPTPTHNQTDHHLKTNGDASGDKPESDPVRTEVQQQKSSDGKAMQKQKSKNRLKPRELNRKGAEKEGTDMDAFVNTVPPAKPEIKQDNKDPLTPKDSNKEGNREIMKDNKEKDNYEPKKEKEATSDHTKERAGKQTPVTLDSLKESILIQTPAIEKLPSNKETIKESSPKIEDNNKSNACNMQSKSVPNDVVDHVKVKEESDVQAIVAQKNEENSKVSAIRTVNEEKPQTSPVIEKTTESETPVQTEITSVTNQIQLKYKYKEDQWSPINKSGKKIYDREFLMKLQDDPNSKIKPSNLPDLDVVLKDSSKARNNVELRLFKDTNINRHDVLFPGFIKPLNANNRAPPPNRKSNPGKSSKPIKPNVIHVSLSLREDVKLRETENAWRPTRLKSLNLSEEEAKSEALYKRVRSVLNKLTPQKFNTLVDQVRTLTIDTPERLQGVINLVFEKAVDEPSFSVAYALMCKELAVMEVSGSDKNSDKQECSYTFKKLIINRCQKEFERNPVNEVARAAKLKEIEECIDPEKKKDLQLQFEDEERKTRIKSVGNIRFIGELYKQGMLTTKIMHRCIKELLIQSDEDSLECLCKLLTTVGKDLESKVSAEEMQDYFNKMQDIVARRGHGKISSRIRFMLQDVIDLRANSWIPRRDDSNPKTIDQIQKEADSERLDSQLSNTPLSTPRKDERTNDRKRNRGVGPTDDGGWSQPVVRTRQPYSVETAKLKNKPPPMDDLQLGSRNMYMWKTPSSCGSKAINSNKFACLENVSNLDQDKRKTSPQLSGSRSTGPREYGRDYKPSYDGRSSRNGSHQLSSSSSSRDSSLLDNSQSQSVSMPPPSLKSSSQPTSSSHKPQMSEEEFMKTLNKIMKDYLKNPIIEKVSLAIQQNFDNTLTKFIRELINFVLEKSPLDRECISYLLSHLITQKILPISHLRNGFIEILELVDDLVLDIPKVWLYLAEILSHPIEEEIVPLTELKPIFDSLRTRGYVGKFLGELLSKISRDKGHKWVADKWDQSGLKLSNVIDTELEEVDKIIKDYNLEFCTGDYNSAKSSTSNQPTMQQIHDELRKLMKESSFDEICGWIIVHVGNRVKEPTFIRILTTAILETSMEPVNNRWCLNSEAFINLQQLIRRFVDANESLELQCLYAIQLHLHSLQYPHGTLFNIMTNLSDYNIISSDAFLTWKKSPEPAQREWHGVATMALTSFFTGLQEADDASSVEDVSTSVSQERC; this is translated from the exons ATGGTTTCGAGATATGGCGTCTCTAAGGAGGGCGCAGTGGGTGTAGCCGTAGGTGTAGGACCTATGCACTGTCTCTTGCCACATTGTGGAGGGCCccatcaccatcatcatcTTTCGGCCCCCCACCCACAAAATCCACAGCCAGGTCACAATCACCACGTGCATCCGGCCCATCAGCCACCACCCTCGCCGAGTCCCCACTTGAATCATCAGCTGAACCATCATCAGTTAACTGTTAATATTAACCATCTGAGTCatcagcagcaacagcagcaacaaaCCCAGCATCAACAAGCACCGCCACAATATCGAGTCGTTACTGCAAATGCTA GATCAGATTTTCATGTGTCTGGTCAAAATTACGGCACCCAACCAGGGGGCCAGGTGGGTGGGGGAGGGGGTAGTGTAGGAGTACCTGGGGGCAGAGGACCTCCACCACTCGGTGGCTTACAGTCCATTGGACAATCAGCAGCAGGTATTCCACCAGGAGGTCCTGCTGGAGGGCAAGCACCACCACAAACTCCTGCACCCGGGGTACAATCACAACCGCCGCAAGGTCCGGCTCCAACTACGACACCTCCCGTACATACTCCATCACCGCAGGAAATGGGAAAACAGGCCCATTTGCAACCTCAACCGCAACCTCTATCACAAGTATATGGGCCAACGCAAACAAGGCCAACGTCCCAA AGTTATTACCAGGGTCCTAGGCCACAACAGCCAAGAGGCATCAGTCACAGAGGGGGTCAAGGGGGTACTAGTGCACAAGTAGTTGGAATGTCTGGAGTTGGTGGAAGTGGAGGTCAACCAACTGCAATTTATCATACAAGTGGTTTGCCAGTTCAAACTGGAACAATATACCAAGTCCCCCATCAGATCCCACATCAGCAATCCTTATACACAATGAACAATCAAATGCCCCTTCAGGTAGTA tttgGTGGTCCACCCCAAAGACACCCAACACATCAAAATCAATCATATTTTCAACCATTTCAACATAATGCCATTCTAACACAGAGTATGTTTGGATATGGTGCACCTGCACCAACTCCTCAACCTT ATTACTGGCCTACAGGCCAACCAAATACACCACTAAGTTTAAGTAGAGCAGGTGCAAGCGCTGTCACTGGTGGGGCTCAACATGTTGCAGGCCCGCTGGCCGGTGCCCAAGGAGCCCCAGTAGTACCACAAGGTACACTGCAGCAACCTACGCAACAGGCTCAGCCTTTACCCCCCATGGGTATATCTTTATCTCAGACTG atATGTACTCAGGTCATAATGGTGGTACAACAAGTGCATCAAATAGTACGACAAAATCTCGGAAACCAAGAGGACAAAATGCTATTACTGATATAGTAGATCCAACAACTGGTAAAAATATAAGTCACGAAATTTACAAAGATAATGAAACTATTCAAAGTGGTGAATCCAGCAATCGTGAAACACCTCAGCCACAA AATAATGACGTCGAAGTGCAAGCCGACTTTGCAGCCCGGGTTGCAAAAACACTTGTGAAAGTCGCGACCGAAGAGTCCAATTCTGACTCGACGGTACCGACTTGTGTACCAAACACATCTACAACTCAAAATGTAACACAAAGTTTATCTAATTCCCAAACAAATTCTGCTAATGATGTGAATAATCAATGTAGTACCAGTTCACCTACAACACAGAATGTACCTAACGTAACCGCGTTATGTAGTCAATCTTTAGGTACCACTAGTACCGCGTCTCAAATAGACTCTTGTGCAATGAAAACAGAGTCGAAACCATTACAAATTCCTGTGAAGGAATTTCAGCCTCGAAGCGATTCGAAAAGTGGAGTCATCGAGGAATTACCATTACCTATATCATGTAATATCAACAAGAATGATATTTCTGCGCAGTTACCCGCAATGATTGTAACTGAAGTTGAAGTGAAGAGTACGAGTGCCACGTCTATTATAACACAGACATCAGTTTCCATTGTGACTATACCAAGTACGAACGTTCCGGAGGTCCCTAAACCGTCCACCACTGCCCCAAGTGCTAACCCTGTTCCTGCCAGAGAACCGTTCCCAAATTTatccaataaaaattcatcgagtTCACCGCCTAGAAGAAAATCTCAGACTCATACCCACAATCAATCTACTGCTACTGCTACTATTTCTGCTGCTGCAACTGAGTTGCCTTCGAGTGCCAAAgaacaaaaagataaaaagacgAGGGAAAAGAGTCTTAGTTCTAGAGGTACTACTCCCACACCTACTCATAACCAAACAGATCATCACTTGAAAACCAATGGAGATGCGTCTGGTGATAAACCGGAATCCGATCCTGTTCGAACTGAAGTTCAACAACAAAAATCATCTGATG GTAAAGCTATGCAGAAGCAAAAGAGTAAAAACAGGCTCAAACCCCGTGAACTTAATCGGAAAGGAGCGGAGAAAGAAGGTACAGATATGGATGCTTTCGTAAACACGGTACCTCCGGCGAAACctgaaataaaacaagacAACAAAGATCCTTTAACACCGAAGGACAGTAATAAGGAAGGAAATCGTGAAATTATGAAGGATaataaggaaaaagataaCTACGAAccaaaaaaagagaaggaagctACTTCCGATCATACAAAGGAAAGGGCGGGGAAACAAACACCCGTGACACTAGATAGCCTAAAAGAAAGTATTCTCATACAAACACCTGCTATAGAAAAACTGCCAAGCAACAAAGAAACTATAAAGGAATCTTCCCCTAAGATAgaggataataataaatcgaacgCATGTAATATGCAATCAAAATCAGTTCCTAATGATGTTGTTGATCATGTGAAAGTTAAAGAAGAGTCCGATGTACAAGCAATAGTAGCAcaaaagaatgaagaaaattcgaaGGTTTCAGCAATTCGAACGGTTAACGAAGAGAAGCCGCAAACATCTCCGGTTATTGAAAAAACAACCGAAAGCGAAACTCCGGTTCAAACTGAAATCACATCGGTTACAAATCAAatacaattgaaatataaatataaggaGGACCAGTGGAGTCCTATAAATAAAAGCGGTAAAAAGATTTATGATCGTGagtttttaatgaaactacAGGATGATCCTAATAGTAAAATCAAACCGTCTAACTTACCAGATTTAGACGTTGTTTTGAAAGATAGTTCAAAg GCAAGGAATAATGTTGAACTTAGGctatttaaagatacaaatatcaATAGACATGATGTTTTATTCCCTGGATTCATAAAACCGTTAAACGCAAATAACCGAGCG CCACCACCGAATCGGAAGAGCAATCCAGGGAAATCATCGAAACCAATAAAGCCAAATGTTATTCATGTATCGTTATCCTTGAGGGAAGACGTAAAATTAAGGGAAACTGAAAATGCATGGAGGCCGACAAGATTGAAAAGTTTGAATCTTAGTGAAGAAGAAGCTAAATCGGAAGCTCTTTACAAGAGAGTTAGAAGTGTACTAAATAAACTCACACCGCagaaatttaatactttagtCGATCAGGTTCGTACATTAACCATCGACACACCGGAACGACTGCAGGGCGTCATCAATTTAGTCTTCGAGAAG gCTGTGGATGAACCAAGCTTTTCTGTAGCATATGCATTAATGTGCAAAGAACTTGCTGTAATGGAAGTCTCAGGTTCAGACAAGAATTCAGACAAACAAGAGTGCTCATATACCTTCAAGAAACTCATTATTAATCGTTGTCAAAAggaattcgaaagaaatccAGTAAACGAGGTGGCAAGAGCTGCTAAACTCAAGGAAATAGAAGAATGTATTGATCCT gaaaagaaaaaagatttgcAGTTACAATTTGAGGATGAAGAACGAAAGACACGTATAAAATCAGTAGGAAATATACG ATTTATTGGTGAATTGTATAAACAAGGAATGTTAACAACTAAAATCATGCATCGTTGCATAAAGGAACTGTTAATTCAGAGTGATGAAGATAGTCTTGAATGCTTGTGCAAGTTGTTAACAACAGTCGGAAAAGATTTAGAGTCAAAAGTGTCTGCAGAA GAAATGCaagattatttcaataaaatgcaAGATATTGTTGCACGACGGGGGCATGGAAAAATTAGCTCTAGAATTCGTTTTATGCTGCAAGATGTAATAGATTTAAGAGCAAATAGCTGGATTCCAAGGAGAGATGATAGTAACCCTAAAACAATAGATCAAATTCAAAAAGAAGCAGATTCTGAAAGATTAGATAGCCAATTGAGTAACACTCCTTTAAGTACACCTCGAAAAGATGAACGTACTAATGATAGAAAAAGGAATC GTGGTGTTGGTCCCACTGATGATGGTGGTTGGAGTCAACCTGTTGTCAGAACAAGGCAACCATATTCTGTTGAGACAGCTAAGCTTAAAAATAAACCT cctCCAATGGATGATTTACAATTAGGAAGCAGAAACATGTATATGTGGAAAACGCCTTCGAGTTGTGGCTCAAAGgcaataaattcaaataaatttgcatgCTTAGAAAATGTATCGAACTTAGATCAAGATAAACGAAAAACGTCTCCACAACTCTCTGG atcaAGGTCTACTGGACCAAGAGAGTATGGTCGTGACTACAAACCTTCCTATG ATGGTAGGAGTTCTCGGAATGGTAGTCACCAATTAAGCAGTTCGTCGTCAAGTAGAGACAGTTCGTTATTAGATAATTCACAAAGTCAAAGCGTTTCTATGCCACCGCCATCATTGAAGTCGTCCTCACAACCTACCTCTAGCTCCCATAAACCTCAGATGtcagaagaagaatttatgaaaacgttaaacaaaataatgaaagacTATCTCAAAAATCCTATCATTGAA aaagtttCGTTGGCTATTCAACAGAACTTCGATAACACATTAACAAAATTCATACGTGAATTGATCAACTTTGTTCTTGAAAAGTCACCTCTCGACAGAGAATGCATATCGTATCTTTTGTCGCATTTAATTACTCAAAAAATTTTACCTATATCACATCTAAGAAACGG attcattgaaatattggAACTAGTTGATGATCTTGTACTCGATATACCCAAAGTTTGGTTATATCTAGCAGAGATATTAT cACATCCAATAGAAGAGGAGATAGTCCCCCTAACCGAGTTGAAACCTATATTTGATAGTTTAAGAACTCGGGGATATGTAGGCAAATTCCTTGGggaattattatcgaaaatatcCCGAGATAAAGGACATAAGTGGGTTGCAGATAAATGGGACCAAAGTGGACTTAAGTTGAGTAATGTAATTGATACAGAACTTGAAGAAGTTGACAAAATCATTAAAGATTAC AACTTGGAGTTCTGCACTGGTGATTATAATAGTGCCAAAAGCTCAACTAGTAATCAACCCACAATGCAGCAAATTCATGATGAACTTAGAAAACTCATGAAAGAAAGtagtttcgatgaaatttgtgGGTGGATAATt GTACATGTAGGTAATCGGGTCAAAGAACCCacttttattcgaatattaacGACTGCCATTTTAGAGACGTCCATGG aaccAGTGAACAACAGGTGGTGTTTAAACAGCGaagcttttattaatttacaacagtTAATTCGCCGATTCGTCGATGCAAATGAATCTTTAGAATTGCAGTGTCTTTATGCAATCCAACTTCATTTGCACAGTCTACAATATCCACACG GGACTCTCTTCAATATTATGACAAATTTGTCggattataacataatttcaaGCGACGCGTTCCTAACGTGGAAAAAGAGTCCTGAACCAGCCCAGCGTGAATGGCATGGAGTCGCAACGATGGCGCTGACTTCGTTTTTCACTGGTTTACAAGAAGCTGATGATGCTTCCAGCGTGGAAGACGTATCAACTAGCGTCAGCCAAGAACGTTGTTGA